In Paraburkholderia terrae, a genomic segment contains:
- a CDS encoding carboxymuconolactone decarboxylase family protein — protein sequence MSDRIPRLEMADMRTDLAAYLTPRVERLRYLGELFKCAGHAPDVLLQFMHFTDALKHALPDRLTELGALTVASYMENRYERHQHERLSVKLGFPRTWIAQVNRLDPAAATELSDAEKAAQAYALKALRTRGIEAQAEFDAFASLVTPAEAMAFVMLIGRYVTHAIAVNTLRLEPPVASIFEDEQ from the coding sequence ATGAGCGACAGGATTCCACGGCTGGAGATGGCCGACATGCGGACCGATCTGGCCGCCTATCTGACGCCGCGCGTCGAGCGCTTGCGCTATCTCGGCGAGCTGTTCAAGTGCGCGGGCCATGCGCCCGACGTGCTCCTGCAATTCATGCATTTCACCGACGCGCTGAAGCACGCGTTGCCCGACCGGCTCACGGAACTCGGCGCGCTGACGGTGGCGAGTTACATGGAGAACCGTTACGAGCGTCACCAGCATGAACGCCTGAGCGTGAAGCTTGGTTTTCCGCGCACCTGGATCGCGCAAGTCAATCGGCTCGATCCTGCTGCCGCGACCGAACTGAGCGACGCAGAGAAAGCAGCGCAAGCCTATGCGCTGAAGGCATTGCGTACGCGTGGGATTGAAGCGCAGGCAGAGTTCGACGCGTTTGCGAGCCTCGTGACGCCCGCTGAAGCAATGGCCTTCGTGATGCTGATCGGCCGCTACGTCACGCATGCGATCGCCGTCAACACGCTGCGGCTCGAACCGCCCGTAGCGTCGATTTTCGAGGATGAGCAATGA